The following is a genomic window from Lycorma delicatula isolate Av1 chromosome 6, ASM4794821v1, whole genome shotgun sequence.
tattatataattactgttattattaggCCCCTAATCAAATGAAAAGAATTCTCACCTACTTAACTAACATCCGTAAATTTATAACaggcataaattaaaaaaaaaaaaatttaaatgatagaagCAATTTCTTTATACTGCTGTAAAGTTGGGAATAATGATacactttttatttcttcagggcttttatatttttcttatcttctgtatcaattaatttctttcataataatagtaacaataaggTATGTTATTAAAGTATACAATTCTTCAtaatagctattaaaaaaaaaagaaaaaaatacgcaAACTCATCAtcaattctaatttatatattagtaaaaaaaaaatgtataaaaattacatgaaatataaaataaaccaaagTTTAAATTCCTCATCTCGAATTTTTGAATTCGgcgttaatgaaaaaaaaaaacaattggaatttaacaaatatcactttaaaaacatgtaatttaaaaaagaaattaaaatattttaaagccaattttagtataattttaaagtttattttatgttttatttaaggcTAAAAAATTGTgtcatgataaaaataagaaaaagtaaagaagaGAAACTGCGGGCAGAGAAAAGCAGACTGCCTAGAAGAATATGAACTACTTTTTTTGGCTGTTTCTCCCCCACAATGGTCTTTTTTTGCGTTACGAATTACGTATTAATAATTGCTCATGTTTAAACATCTTTAAGCTCgagaaactataaatataaactaaccaaattgtaaatataatcttaACCAGACTTTAACTTTAATTTCCGCTTCGCtagctagtcaaggttagcgaggaCGGAAGCgtacgttaagtttggttagattatatgtataattataagcaacaatGCTTATATTGGACCTCCACTCAGGTACATCTGGAGgacccatgtttgaataaaatcgactGAGACTGATTACAGGCAGCGAGCTACACCAATGTCTACCATTGTTGTACTAGTAACCAGACATGTTTAGACACGACCAATTAGTTTAAACAACAGCAGTTACTGATAcgtaatacgtaacgtaaaaaaaaaatcattatggaGGAAAAATAGGCCCCCACAATGGGGATTTCTAACTTCAATTTTCTAACCGATTCTCttgaattttattgcaaaaattcttcaaatattaaaattacatttcgtgtaataaaatcgtatttataatttttcatttaaaaaatgttctacctAAATTATTTCGAAGAAATTCATTTCAGggtattcaaagaaaataataagaacaaaatttggtacttacgtattagcccgtcgaccaatgAATTGCTAACTATTgggttattattaatatcattcgatataatcataatattaccatttttataaccatttatatttatttattttataaatatataatttaatcaaacttaacctatgctggCTTCGCTcaataaccttgactaattaacgcagtaatgttttgagtatttaaataataaattcagtaattaatgcaattatttattatttaaataatcaaaagttaCTGCTAATCAGTCGAAGTTAGCGAGAGAAGCGAGCATAAGTCAAGTTTGGTtaatataagcaataatgcttatattcttaatatgtaaaatatgttatctGTAAAATATCCCGTAactgaagtattttcaaagataCGGGATCATTATGATTGCGGTCGGCAGGCTAACAAgtacccaaaatttaaaaaaaaaaacataataataattactaaaaacaaagtattttgtaaaaagtaagaattaaacAAGCCTGTTGTTTTTAACGGATTAACCATAAACGGTAAAACCTActttaatgaaactttaaaaattaatttattttaataagatataacaATCTACGCGATTGAAATCTGTCTGCTATTTAATGTCAGCCCgtctaattttgatgaaaaatatattttacgtatatttaaTCTCTCAGAATGATTTTcgccagtgaaaaaaaaaaacaattgaataaaaatttagctcaggtgaaaagtttattaaatgtatctttataggatacaatttagaaaaaaattaaaacagactaaaataaaattgaactttttttaggttttttctaAGTCTTTTCGAACAGATCTGCCGTCACTTCGACCTTTTATTTtggcaaaacaatttttattttctttataagttgATGCATTTTACCGAAAATTCATCAGCGatgacaattaaaataaataaaatttaaacgaatattcgcagaattttttgttttcaaacggGAATTCTTTTTCCCTCTTTGCGCGATcgctttctttttgtaattttctcacgaaaaaattttttagggttcaaaggaaacaaataaaatttaaatcaattatcataaaaacgtttttcattttttttttttaatattatttctttccaGATAATATATGAAATGAACGTTTACGAATACCAGGTAATTTAGTTTGTCGTAGAATGGAAAAGGCTTCGGTAAACATGtacatattacaaacaaaatttaagttatactttaaattttatatggagACGGTCagctacttcaaaaaaaaactatgttattttaaaatgaattttttttttgttttattttacaaatttttctggccttatttttgttatcacatgaaaaattgtattattcatcTAAAATCAAActtcataaacaaaaaatcgataaaagaatcggtttaaagaataacaaaaagacatcccaatattttttcaaaaccaaattaattatataaaaaacagaaggttcggccttaaaattttataagttacatcttaaattttatgaaaatttttaattgtttatttaaggaTATTGTTAGTTTTCtacttatttcaattaaaacaatacCTATCTTTAAGCAAATCTTTGaacgattaaatataaaaatattacttacacaCACGTACGTGTAtgtttttaatctccgggaccaccattaggcattgcttcacaggatgagatatgaatgatttgtagcgtgtgaaaatgccatgcctgaccaggactcGAACttaggacctccggatgaaaggctaccactcgcaccacggaggccggtgcGACTGATACACGTATGTGTATGTActagctaatatatatatttttttttaatgaaaaaaccttGAAGGAAAGTTCTATGTtaaatcctttattaaaaaacaacacattttagtttgatattttttttccatacatttcaggaatttTCAACACTACtattgcttaattaaaaaatgaaaagattttgcTGATTAAAACGCTACAACTAAACCCGTATCATTTTTTCTTtgagtataaataaacaatttattttccatCTGTCAACATCGTAAAAAtcactaattaataaattctggataaaaagtaaataaaaataaaagaaatattttagttcatgtaataaaaaaatttaattaacatttctaaAAAGATCGATGTAAATGTTACTCATTGAGATTTTCTTCTATAAACTGTACACGAACTGTTTGTACTCGTACTAATACAGGTTTCAGTACGTAAACAGTAATTTGTAAACGGTCAAtttgtaatttaaagttaattttgtacaaaaattgttttatctgttaattattttgttttttatcatatacgtatttgtttaaaataaatgtatataaaatatttttgattgaatatctttatttatatttaatacagttatttcTAATTCTTCCACACACagtgtgtttttataatttataaactaacaaTTATATCTGCTTGGTTAAATGTAGTTATTCAAGTTAAAAGATATCATACTTGTTTTTATACAAGACAAATTAACGGACAtcagattataatattatttatttatttttaattactttcaataGGTACTAGTTTATTGCAGATAGTTTATTGCGTACTACCGACATCTTCTATAACAGCATTAACACAAAAACGTAGtagtcaatttttattacatttatatactaACAAAccgtaacttttttatttaaaacgtggAACACTGcgacaaaaatacaattttattatttttaataaaatcatttaagttttTCGTTTATTATCATCGTACTTGAAGATGAATTAGAAACCAaccataagtaataataaaaaaaaacaaaataaaaacagttatttatatacacacaaatatatgtagtatagaaaatataacattttcgcAGTGTATTCTACATAATGCGTAACACTTTTCTTGAAAGATAGGATCACTAACAAGCCTTTATCTTTCATCTTGAAATTTCTGGGTTCGTATAGCGGTCAGGCGTAGCATTTTTGACGCGTTAAAAAGCTTTTAGTGTACTCTACGCTGGAAGAGTACCcggttacaaaaaaatttcttctaaccCTTGAAAAATATAGGAAAACACCGTTAAAGacgaaaaaatttttacattttaacttatgaaattaataaattttagcaaaaagaattttaaagtataaacaaaactttattgttttccccgataaaatgaaatttaattaaaattaaaatttgcattagTTAATATccttttcattgtttaatttagtttttaaaatacatattaacatcGAGACGGTATTACTAATATgacataacataaaaaagaacatttagattaacataacaaatattaaatcttcCAATACGTTGTTTACTATTCTAATAACGCTTGAACAAAAGAGAGATTCGATCCATCGCTTACAACTGGCAACAACAAACAGCATTCAGATGTACacaaatagaatatatttatatgttacttATAGAAAGGTAATTTGCAatagatacaaaatataaaaattaattaatctgacCTTTGCATTCGTTTGCATCACGTGCAGTAGCTCTTCCCCACGGTCGATCAAAATGAAAGGGTTTGCATCGTTCGCAGTCACGACCGGCAGTATTATGTTTACAATCGCAAACAAGTTGACCCTGCGGACCGGACGGTATACAACGAGATGCATGTCCGTTACACTTGCATCGTCCGCCTACCGCTAAATCGGAAACGGCGTAATGATAAGTCATAACGGACGACATGGTACCGGTGGACGTCGTCGAAGTAGTAGTGGTAACGGTCGGCGGTATAGGACCGGTCAAACTATTCGGACCGTCGGCCGAAATACTGGCTGCAGCTACCGGTTCCGATTCGTCACCTCCTGCGGTCACATTATCGTCTTCTTCGCCAGGACGTCGCGGTGAATCGTCAAAATGAAGTCGATTGAATACGACTTTAACGTCCGTAGCGGTCACCCAGTCTTGAAGAACAGGACTGTTATCGAAATCCGGAGCGCTCGGTCGTCCTTCTAAAGTGCTGAAAGCGATCCGCGATGTTAAAGGCGGTTCGCCTCCAGTAAATCGATGAGAATCGGTACAAAGAGCTTCTTGTTCGTTAGCTTTAGTTATGGTGGCGCGATTCGGACGACCGTAAACTCTTCTACATTGAGAACTGTAGAACTGGAAAGGTTGCCAAGTTTTACCATAATCCATACTTTTGTATATCGCGATCGAATCGGGTTTTGCCGCGCGCGGGCAAAATTGTAAACTCACATAAGTCAACTCGTATTTTTTCCCGAGGCTGAGAGACAGAGTGACGTTATCGGGAGGCGCGTTAaacccggtggaaattggtaccGGTTCGGATCTCCAACAAGTCACGTTATTCGGATTATTCAAATCGGTTAAATAAGCCGGAGGATACCGTCGACGCGGTTGAGAATCGTCGCAGGTATGACACGGGCCATCAGGAAGATCGCAATAACGAGAAGGTCCGGAACCGGCACCGCATACGCTAGAAGCTTCGACGGGGTTACCGAAAGCGGCGTTAACGAAATCAGGAATACACTTTTTAGGACGGTCCTCGTCGTAACACGGATCCGGAGGCGAATGTTGAGCGGCGAACATTTTCAAATAGCTCTCGGCCCCCGCAGGACCGAGCACCGCTGCAGCCAATACCACCAAGAGGAAGGCCATGGCGCGCGGAGACATCAGACCGCGGCAGCGTACATTTCTCCTCACTACACGACTCGACCGCGCTCGGAACGCAACTGAGACCGCTGTCGTAGCTGACTGCGCGAGAGGCGGGGCCACCGATCTCGACTCTCCCTCCCTCCACTTAACCGTCTCTCCCTCTTAACCGTAACACCTACTACACAACCTATACCTATCTATCTACCTTCTGCCTTAATTGCATCTCTCACTGAGCTCTAATTGGACTCGATAATAGCTATTATTAAAAGTTGAAGCTATCACTTCCGATTTCACTCGCAACATCTACGAGACGCTACATAACTACTCGCACACTGACCCATTAAACGAGATTACGAATTACACATCCGACATCTATCGCGTGCCTATTTTTTAAACTAGTTCAAGAGTTTGAAAGTAAACAAATTCAACGAAccgacataaaaaataaaaatatatccagctaaaaagaaatgtagaagtaaataattaagataaatattgcaaattgtaatttaatactttacaaaaatagTGGTAAATTTAACCTATACGCAGAAGACATTTTAACTAAGAATTACTCAAactattttgcattaaaaa
Proteins encoded in this region:
- the LOC142326601 gene encoding netrin-A-like, which produces MSPRAMAFLLVVLAAAVLGPAGAESYLKMFAAQHSPPDPCYDEDRPKKCIPDFVNAAFGNPVEASSVCGAGSGPSRYCDLPDGPCHTCDDSQPRRRYPPAYLTDLNNPNNVTCWRSEPVPISTGFNAPPDNVTLSLSLGKKYELTYVSLQFCPRAAKPDSIAIYKSMDYGKTWQPFQFYSSQCRRVYGRPNRATITKANEQEALCTDSHRFTGGEPPLTSRIAFSTLEGRPSAPDFDNSPVLQDWVTATDVKVVFNRLHFDDSPRRPGEEDDNVTAGGDESEPVAAASISADGPNSLTGPIPPTVTTTTSTTSTGTMSSVMTYHYAVSDLAVGGRCKCNGHASRCIPSGPQGQLVCDCKHNTAGRDCERCKPFHFDRPWGRATARDANECKGQIN